In one Methanobrevibacter sp. genomic region, the following are encoded:
- a CDS encoding methanogenesis marker 15 protein: MVKIALVSCGTEYSGIQKEIEKAANKFGAEIILPEIDLDYIDESYEKFGFSAQSSSLKLMIARAMAIVEGRCRPDAVFIATCFRCAEAALVRNEVRRFIQNNTRIPVVTYSFTERTKADELFIRMEALATTVTRRSILAREKQEGLTLGLDSGSTTTKAVLMENNKVIGTGWTSTKDIIESAKTAAAEAFGETDYDWDDLDGIGTTGYGRFTMGQEFGAELIQEELSVNAKGAVYLADCQKGEATVLDIGGMDNKVITVNNGIPDNFTMGGICAGASGRFLDMTSRRLDVDITELGPLAVQGDWRKAMLNSYCIVFGIQDLVTTLAAGGSKADVAAAACHSVSEQVYEQQLQEIDIREPLIQVGGTSLISGLVEAVSETLGGIEVIVPEYSQHIGAVGAALLVSGMGHRQDNK, translated from the coding sequence ATGGTTAAAATTGCATTGGTTTCATGTGGAACTGAATATAGTGGAATTCAAAAAGAAATTGAAAAAGCAGCAAATAAATTTGGTGCTGAAATCATTCTTCCTGAAATCGATTTGGATTACATTGACGAATCTTATGAAAAATTCGGATTTTCAGCTCAAAGTTCAAGTTTAAAATTAATGATTGCAAGAGCTATGGCTATTGTCGAAGGCAGATGCAGGCCTGATGCAGTATTTATTGCAACCTGTTTCAGATGTGCTGAAGCGGCTTTGGTTAGAAATGAAGTAAGGAGATTTATACAAAATAATACTCGTATTCCTGTAGTTACTTATTCATTTACTGAAAGAACAAAAGCAGATGAATTGTTCATTCGTATGGAAGCATTAGCTACTACTGTAACTCGTAGAAGTATTCTTGCACGTGAAAAACAAGAAGGACTCACTCTTGGACTTGACTCAGGTTCAACTACTACAAAAGCAGTATTGATGGAAAACAACAAGGTTATAGGAACCGGTTGGACATCCACCAAAGATATTATCGAATCAGCAAAAACTGCTGCTGCAGAAGCGTTTGGCGAAACTGATTATGATTGGGATGACCTTGATGGTATTGGAACTACCGGTTATGGTAGGTTCACAATGGGTCAGGAATTTGGTGCAGAGCTTATCCAAGAGGAGTTATCTGTTAATGCAAAAGGTGCAGTATATCTTGCAGACTGTCAAAAAGGTGAAGCAACCGTACTGGATATCGGTGGTATGGACAACAAGGTAATTACTGTTAATAATGGTATTCCTGATAACTTCACCATGGGAGGTATCTGTGCAGGAGCATCAGGAAGATTCTTGGACATGACTTCCCGTAGATTAGATGTGGATATTACTGAATTAGGTCCACTAGCGGTGCAAGGAGACTGGAGAAAAGCAATGTTGAACTCTTACTGTATTGTATTCGGTATTCAGGACCTTGTTACTACACTTGCGGCAGGCGGTTCTAAAGCTGACGTTGCAGCTGCTGCTTGTCACTCAGTATCAGAACAAGTTTACGAACAACAACTTCAGGAAATCGATATTCGTGAACCGTTAATTCAAGTAGGTGGAACAAGTTTGATTTCAGGTCTTGTTGAAGCGGTTAGTGAAACTTTAGGTGGAATTGAAGTTATTGTCCCAGAATATTCACAACACATTGGTGCTGTAGGAGCAGCTCTTTTAGTATCTGGAATGGGACACAGACAAGATAATAAATAA